The following proteins are encoded in a genomic region of Lytechinus variegatus isolate NC3 chromosome 7, Lvar_3.0, whole genome shotgun sequence:
- the LOC121417954 gene encoding cyclin-dependent kinase 2-interacting protein-like, whose protein sequence is MILISREAEKSVRMMDEKKRKGSSRRAHKSNTDNNTVTLTGASPSGHQQKLQGSARVIKDHCADWHNHIEKWNGMNDAGFDIINKIINLKLQYKSDRESKLDVQTRTKSEVEFLSELNDGMPEGLEALCEQLTAIHTSMTTLMSKMASITKHFQGVEKLEQKKKSDQDASPLFTSWSVDKFVQASQHLQDMYQKELEVKEVIVEDVAHHDNRDIMMMYASSWLHQPYIEDDAIVTLESMLIETGFR, encoded by the exons ATGATTCTCATCTCTCGCGAGGCCGAAAAATCAGTGAGAATGATGgatgaaaagaagaggaaaggtTCTTCTCGTCGTGCTCACAAAAGTAACACAGATAACAATACAGTTACACTTACag GTGCTAGTCCATCTGGTCATCAGCAGAAGCTTCAAGGGAGTGCTAGGGTCATCAAGGACCACTGCGCTGATTGGCACAATCATATTGAGAAATGGAATGGAATGAATGATGCAGGCTTCGACATCATCAACAAGATTATCAATCTTAAACTTCAATATAA GAGTGATAGGGAAAGCAAGCTTGATGTTCAGACGAGGACCAAGAGTGAAGTAGAGTTCTTGAGTGAGCTGAATGATGGAATGCCAGAAGGCCTCGAGGCACTGTGTGAACAGCTGACTGCCATACATACATCTATG ACTACACTGATGAGCAAGATGGCATCTATCACTAAGCACTTCCAAGGTGTGGAGAAATTGGAGCAGAAAAAGAAATCTGACCAGGATGCCAGTCCATTGTTTACAAGCTGGTCAGTGGACAAGTTTG TTCAAGCCTCTCAGCATCTTCAAGACATGTACCAGAAGGAACTTGAGGTCAAGGAGGTGATCGTCGAGGATGTAGCTCACCATGACAACCGTGACATCATGATGATGTATGCCTCCTCCTGGCTACACCAGCCATATATAGAAGATGATGCTATCGTCACATTGGAGAGTATGCTTATAGAGACAGGATTTAGGTGA